The following are encoded in a window of Rhizobium sp. 11515TR genomic DNA:
- a CDS encoding DUF1062 domain-containing protein, producing the protein MCNILQVRWTISPKTSPQPWIACSGCRSPKPFRSSGKIRLNANGKRLDAWLVYKCIDCDKTWNRTLFERRTVHDLAPSTLEALQRSDPEWVRAQEFDLDGLTRKVKRIDKPPDVIIRKEAIRAASDWTLLGIEISAQFPINLRLDRLLASELAISRSLLQALRNGGKLRAHPDRNGVFRHKVKDDMRIFLDLSEVADRQAIGAAAANTEQN; encoded by the coding sequence ATGTGCAATATTCTTCAGGTCCGTTGGACCATTTCGCCCAAAACATCGCCTCAACCATGGATCGCCTGTAGCGGCTGCCGATCTCCAAAACCCTTCAGATCGAGCGGCAAGATCAGGCTCAACGCCAATGGCAAGCGGCTCGATGCCTGGCTCGTCTACAAGTGCATCGATTGCGACAAGACCTGGAATCGAACGCTCTTCGAGCGCCGGACTGTTCACGATCTTGCTCCCTCCACGCTCGAGGCGCTGCAGCGCAGCGATCCGGAGTGGGTGCGAGCGCAGGAATTCGACCTCGATGGATTGACGCGGAAAGTAAAACGTATCGACAAGCCGCCCGACGTTATCATCCGAAAGGAGGCGATACGTGCGGCAAGCGACTGGACTTTGCTTGGTATCGAGATATCAGCCCAATTCCCGATAAACCTGCGTCTTGATCGGCTGCTTGCATCGGAGTTGGCCATCTCGCGCTCGCTGCTTCAGGCCCTCCGTAACGGAGGCAAATTGAGAGCCCATCCGGACCGCAACGGCGTGTTTCGTCATAAGGTCAAAGACGACATGAGGATCTTTCTCGACTTGTCGGAGGTTGCCGATCGTCAGGCGATAGGTGCAGCTGCCGCCAATACCGAGCAAAACTAA
- a CDS encoding DUF2167 domain-containing protein yields the protein MKNHIAIVFLAALTIATQTNAKSFHDMFGVEPPVGDEGAVLKTLDFQQGAIKIPTANATLNVSDQFYYLNPQDSKKVLVELWGNPESSVGNPLGMIFPAKYLPTDPQSWGSVIDYDGSGYVSDEDAASTDYDDLLKNIQDAIKEANPERERQGFDPITLVGWAEPPRYDKATHALHWARDLIFGKDPNAGHTLNYSVRVLGREGVTELDFVAGLDQLQEINAAIPNVINTVQYDSGKRYADFTNGDKIAAYSMAGMIAAGAGVKVAAKLGLLAVVLGFFKSFGVALLAMKKGLIVVLAGAVAAGRKILSLFRRKGNSDA from the coding sequence GTGAAGAATCATATTGCAATTGTCTTTCTCGCCGCGCTGACCATTGCGACGCAGACCAACGCCAAATCATTCCACGACATGTTCGGAGTCGAGCCGCCGGTGGGCGACGAAGGCGCCGTGCTTAAAACGCTGGATTTCCAGCAGGGCGCGATCAAAATCCCCACCGCCAATGCCACGCTGAATGTCTCTGACCAGTTCTACTATCTCAATCCGCAGGATTCGAAGAAGGTGCTGGTCGAGCTCTGGGGCAATCCGGAAAGCTCGGTCGGCAATCCGCTCGGCATGATCTTCCCGGCCAAATACCTGCCGACCGACCCACAATCCTGGGGTTCCGTCATCGATTATGACGGCAGCGGCTATGTTTCCGATGAGGATGCCGCATCGACCGATTACGACGACCTGCTGAAGAATATCCAAGACGCGATCAAGGAAGCGAATCCCGAACGCGAACGGCAGGGTTTCGATCCGATCACACTAGTCGGCTGGGCAGAGCCACCGCGTTACGATAAGGCGACCCATGCCCTCCACTGGGCGCGCGATCTGATTTTCGGCAAGGATCCCAATGCCGGTCACACGCTGAACTATTCCGTGCGCGTGCTGGGACGCGAGGGCGTCACCGAGCTCGATTTCGTCGCCGGACTGGATCAGCTGCAGGAAATCAACGCCGCTATCCCCAACGTCATCAACACCGTGCAATATGACAGCGGCAAGCGCTATGCCGACTTCACCAATGGCGACAAGATCGCCGCCTACAGCATGGCGGGCATGATCGCCGCCGGTGCGGGCGTAAAGGTTGCGGCAAAGCTTGGCCTGCTTGCAGTCGTTCTCGGCTTCTTCAAGAGTTTTGGCGTTGCCCTTCTGGCAATGAAGAAAGGCCTCATCGTCGTGCTGGCGGGTGCAGTCGCGGCCGGCCGCAAGATCCTGAGTCTGTTCCGCCGCAAAGGAAATAGCGACGCCTGA
- the aat gene encoding leucyl/phenylalanyl-tRNA--protein transferase codes for MPGARGRHPGITPEILLRAYSIGLFPMAESADDPEIFWVEPELRGIIPLDTFHVSKRLAKKIRQRPFDIRFDTDFEAVIAACAEETSDRPSTWINDTIRTLYATLHHIGHAHSVEAWDGDRLVGGLYGVSLGSAFFGESMFSRRTDASKICLVYLVERLRERGFTLLDTQFTTQHLKTFGAIDVPKDAYAKMLEKAMESPNLSFSDGGNLPEMN; via the coding sequence ATGCCCGGAGCGCGCGGCAGACATCCCGGCATTACCCCGGAGATCCTGTTGCGCGCCTATTCCATTGGGCTTTTCCCGATGGCCGAATCGGCAGACGATCCGGAGATCTTCTGGGTCGAGCCGGAATTGCGAGGCATCATCCCTCTGGATACGTTTCACGTCTCCAAGAGACTCGCCAAGAAGATCCGCCAACGTCCCTTCGATATTCGCTTCGACACAGATTTCGAAGCAGTCATCGCCGCCTGCGCTGAAGAGACGAGCGATCGCCCCAGCACCTGGATCAACGACACGATCCGCACACTTTATGCCACCCTGCATCATATCGGCCACGCCCATTCCGTGGAGGCCTGGGACGGCGATCGGCTGGTTGGCGGGCTCTATGGCGTTTCGCTGGGATCGGCCTTCTTTGGCGAAAGCATGTTTTCCCGCCGTACGGACGCCTCCAAGATCTGCCTCGTCTATCTGGTGGAGCGCCTGCGCGAACGCGGCTTCACCCTGCTCGACACGCAATTCACCACCCAGCACCTGAAGACATTCGGCGCCATCGACGTGCCTAAGGATGCCTATGCCAAGATGCTGGAGAAAGCGATGGAATCGCCCAATCTCAGCTTCTCCGACGGTGGAAATCTGCCCGAAATGAATTGA
- the accC gene encoding acetyl-CoA carboxylase biotin carboxylase subunit, which produces MPVISKILIANRGEIALRVLRACKELGIATVAVHSTADGDAMHVRLADESVCIGPPPSRDSYLNIHQIVAACEITGADAVHPGYGFLSENAKFADILEAHGITFIGPTAEHIRIMGDKITAKTTAQQLGIPVVPGSDGEVKTEADALKTAREIGYPVLIKATAGGGGRGMKVARTEEDLIEAWSTARTEAAAAFGNESVYMEKYLGKPRHIEIQVFGDGEGHAIHLGERDCSLQRRHQKVWEEANSPALNVEQRMKIGQICADAMKKLKYRGAGTIEFLYENGEFYFIEMNTRLQVEHPVTEAITGIDLVHEQIRVASGGGLSVTQDEVHFQGHAIECRINAEDARTFVPSPGTITHFHAPGGLGVRIDSGAYQGYKIPPYYDSLIGKLIVHGRTRVECMMRLRRALDEFVVDGIKTTLPLFQDLVSNQDIANGDYDIHWLENYLAKTSA; this is translated from the coding sequence ATGCCCGTTATTTCGAAGATTCTCATAGCCAACCGCGGAGAGATCGCTCTGCGCGTGCTGCGCGCCTGCAAGGAGCTTGGCATTGCGACCGTTGCGGTGCATTCGACCGCGGATGGCGACGCTATGCATGTGCGCCTGGCGGATGAAAGCGTTTGTATTGGTCCGCCGCCGTCGCGCGATAGCTATCTCAATATCCACCAGATTGTTGCCGCTTGTGAAATCACCGGCGCGGACGCCGTGCATCCGGGCTATGGGTTCCTGTCGGAAAATGCAAAGTTCGCCGATATTCTCGAGGCGCACGGCATTACCTTCATCGGTCCGACAGCGGAACATATCCGCATCATGGGCGACAAGATCACCGCCAAGACCACGGCGCAGCAGCTCGGCATTCCGGTCGTTCCCGGTTCCGACGGCGAAGTGAAGACCGAGGCGGATGCGCTGAAGACGGCGCGCGAGATCGGCTATCCGGTGCTCATCAAGGCAACCGCCGGCGGCGGCGGTCGCGGCATGAAGGTCGCCCGCACGGAAGAAGACCTGATCGAGGCCTGGTCGACGGCACGCACGGAAGCGGCAGCCGCCTTCGGCAACGAATCCGTCTACATGGAAAAGTACCTCGGCAAGCCGCGCCACATCGAAATCCAGGTTTTCGGTGACGGCGAAGGCCACGCCATCCATCTCGGCGAACGCGACTGCTCGCTGCAGCGCCGCCACCAGAAGGTCTGGGAAGAGGCCAACTCCCCGGCGCTCAATGTCGAGCAGCGCATGAAGATCGGCCAGATCTGCGCCGACGCGATGAAGAAGCTGAAGTATCGCGGCGCCGGCACCATCGAATTCCTCTATGAGAACGGCGAGTTCTATTTCATCGAAATGAACACCCGTCTGCAGGTGGAACATCCAGTCACGGAAGCCATCACCGGCATCGACCTCGTGCACGAGCAGATCCGCGTCGCTTCCGGCGGCGGTCTTTCGGTCACGCAGGACGAGGTGCATTTCCAAGGCCATGCCATCGAATGCCGCATTAATGCCGAAGATGCTCGCACCTTCGTCCCCTCGCCCGGCACGATCACGCATTTCCATGCGCCCGGCGGTCTTGGCGTTCGTATCGATTCCGGTGCCTATCAGGGCTACAAGATTCCCCCCTACTACGACAGCCTCATCGGCAAGCTGATCGTGCACGGGCGCACCCGCGTCGAATGCATGATGCGCCTGCGCCGCGCGCTTGACGAATTCGTCGTGGACGGCATCAAGACCACCCTGCCGCTCTTCCAGGATCTGGTTTCCAACCAGGATATCGCCAACGGCGATTACGATATCCATTGGCTGGAAAACTACCTGGCGAAAACATCGGCCTAG
- the accB gene encoding acetyl-CoA carboxylase biotin carboxyl carrier protein, with translation MAEKKSGIDQALIRDLANILNDTDLTEIEVEQEDLRIRVSRAGTTQYVQAPIAAPAAYAAPAAVAAPAAAAPVGKTRNPDNVVSAPMVGTAYLAPAPGSAAFIQVGASVKEGQTLLIIEAMKTMNQIPAPKSGTVTEILVQDGRPVEYGEALVVIE, from the coding sequence ATGGCTGAAAAGAAATCGGGTATCGACCAGGCGCTGATTCGCGATCTCGCCAATATTCTCAACGACACGGATCTCACCGAGATCGAAGTCGAGCAGGAAGATTTGCGCATCCGCGTGTCGCGCGCCGGCACGACTCAGTACGTTCAGGCGCCGATTGCCGCCCCGGCCGCTTACGCCGCTCCTGCTGCCGTAGCAGCGCCGGCCGCCGCCGCTCCCGTCGGCAAGACCCGCAATCCCGACAACGTCGTCAGTGCGCCGATGGTCGGCACTGCCTATCTGGCGCCGGCACCGGGCTCGGCTGCCTTCATCCAGGTTGGCGCATCCGTCAAAGAAGGCCAGACGCTGCTCATCATCGAAGCAATGAAGACGATGAACCAGATTCCTGCTCCGAAGTCCGGTACGGTCACTGAAATCCTCGTTCAGGACGGCCGTCCGGTCGAGTACGGCGAAGCCCTGGTCGTCATCGAGTAA
- the aroQ gene encoding type II 3-dehydroquinate dehydratase: MAQTIFVLNGPNLNALGKREPGIYGGKTLKDIEADCKAAGESLGFIVDFRQSNHEGVLVDWMHEAGDKAAGVAINPGAYGHTSIALHDAIRAISIPVVEVHISNIHAREEFRHKSMIAPAAKGMICGFGPHSYILALQALKSITQ; this comes from the coding sequence ATGGCGCAAACTATTTTCGTCCTGAACGGACCCAATTTGAATGCTCTCGGCAAGCGCGAGCCGGGCATCTATGGCGGCAAGACGCTCAAGGATATCGAAGCCGACTGCAAGGCCGCAGGTGAAAGCCTGGGCTTCATCGTCGATTTTCGCCAGAGCAATCACGAAGGCGTGCTGGTCGACTGGATGCACGAAGCCGGAGACAAGGCAGCCGGTGTCGCGATCAATCCCGGTGCCTACGGTCATACGTCCATCGCGCTGCATGACGCGATCCGCGCCATTTCCATTCCCGTCGTGGAGGTGCATATCTCCAATATCCACGCACGCGAAGAATTCCGGCACAAATCGATGATCGCGCCCGCAGCAAAGGGCATGATCTGCGGTTTCGGACCTCATAGCTACATCCTGGCGCTTCAAGCGCTGAAATCCATCACCCAATAA
- a CDS encoding DsbA family protein, whose translation MTFSLKRLLTVSAIALTASFAMIQPAAALDDQQKKEIGDFIKEYLVEHPEVLLDAQAALEKKQDEARIAQSAQVITQNKDTIFNSKDDVAIGNPKGDITVVEFFDYNCTYCRHALGDMDKLLQQDKNVRFVLKEFPILGQDSVAASRVSSAFRLLAPEKYAEFHHKLLGSDGRASEDTAIDVATSLGVSEAAIRAEMAKAPNTDMIKATYQLASDLNVTGTPAYVIGNEMVSGAIGLDAIKEKIANVRSCGKTSC comes from the coding sequence ATGACCTTTTCTCTCAAACGCCTGCTGACGGTTTCGGCGATTGCCCTGACAGCGTCCTTCGCCATGATCCAGCCGGCCGCCGCGCTGGACGACCAGCAGAAGAAGGAAATCGGGGATTTCATCAAGGAATATCTCGTCGAGCACCCGGAGGTACTGCTGGATGCACAGGCCGCGCTTGAAAAGAAGCAGGATGAAGCCCGCATTGCGCAGTCGGCCCAGGTGATCACCCAGAACAAGGATACGATCTTCAACTCCAAGGATGACGTGGCCATCGGCAATCCGAAGGGCGATATCACCGTCGTCGAGTTCTTCGACTATAACTGCACCTATTGCCGGCATGCGCTCGGCGATATGGACAAGCTTCTGCAGCAGGACAAGAATGTTCGTTTCGTGCTGAAGGAATTCCCGATCCTCGGTCAGGATTCAGTTGCCGCTTCCCGGGTATCCAGCGCATTCCGCCTGCTCGCGCCGGAAAAATATGCCGAGTTCCATCACAAGCTGCTGGGCAGCGACGGCCGCGCTTCCGAAGACACCGCCATCGATGTCGCCACCTCGCTCGGTGTCAGCGAAGCGGCCATCCGCGCCGAAATGGCAAAAGCGCCGAACACCGACATGATCAAGGCGACCTATCAGCTTGCCTCCGATCTCAACGTCACCGGCACGCCGGCCTATGTCATCGGCAACGAGATGGTTTCGGGCGCCATCGGGCTCGATGCCATCAAAGAGAAGATCGCCAACGTTCGCAGCTGCGGCAAGACGAGCTGCTGA
- a CDS encoding pyridoxal phosphate-dependent aminotransferase, whose product MFSLSKRSDVEPFHAMDVLAEATRRRQAGHSVISMAVGQPSHPAPQAALEAARAALGHGRIGYTDALGTLALRQALSAHYQVRHGLSIDPKRIAITTGSSAGFNLAFLTLFDAGDCVAIARPGYPAYRNILAALGLDVVEVPVTEETQFTLTPESLEAAQAESGKRLKGVLLASPANPTGTVTGRAALKALADYCADSSIAFISDEIYHGLTFVGEETSALELTDEAIVINSFSKYYCMTGWRIGWMVLPERLVRPIERVAQSLYISAPELSQIAAEAALGAGAELDVYRESYGRNRDFLMRRLPEIGFRIASPMDGAFYAYVDVSRFTNDSMAFARKMLAEINVAATPGLDFDPVEGHRAMRISYAGSNAEIEEATERMAAWLK is encoded by the coding sequence TTGTTTTCCCTATCCAAGCGCAGCGATGTCGAACCCTTTCATGCCATGGATGTGCTCGCGGAAGCGACGCGGCGTCGCCAGGCTGGGCATTCCGTCATTTCCATGGCGGTTGGGCAACCCTCACATCCAGCGCCCCAAGCGGCGTTGGAGGCGGCGCGCGCAGCTCTCGGCCATGGCCGCATCGGTTACACGGATGCGCTCGGCACTCTGGCCCTGCGGCAGGCGCTTTCCGCCCATTACCAAGTACGCCACGGCCTCAGCATCGATCCGAAGCGCATTGCGATCACGACCGGATCGTCGGCCGGCTTCAATCTTGCCTTCCTGACCTTGTTCGACGCCGGCGACTGCGTCGCGATCGCCCGCCCGGGCTATCCGGCTTACCGCAACATTCTTGCCGCACTCGGTCTCGATGTCGTCGAGGTGCCGGTCACAGAGGAGACGCAGTTTACGTTGACGCCCGAGAGCCTGGAGGCAGCACAGGCTGAAAGCGGTAAGCGCCTGAAGGGCGTGCTGCTCGCAAGCCCCGCCAATCCTACAGGCACGGTGACGGGCAGGGCGGCCTTGAAGGCGCTGGCTGATTATTGCGCGGATAGTTCCATCGCCTTCATCTCCGACGAGATCTACCACGGCCTGACCTTCGTCGGCGAGGAGACGAGCGCGCTGGAGCTGACGGACGAGGCGATCGTCATCAATTCCTTCTCGAAATATTACTGCATGACCGGCTGGCGCATCGGCTGGATGGTCTTGCCGGAGCGGCTGGTTCGCCCCATCGAGCGCGTGGCCCAGAGCCTCTACATTTCCGCACCGGAACTGTCGCAGATTGCCGCCGAGGCGGCGCTCGGCGCAGGTGCCGAACTGGATGTCTATCGCGAGAGCTACGGCCGCAACCGCGATTTCCTGATGCGCCGACTGCCGGAAATCGGCTTCCGCATCGCCTCGCCGATGGATGGCGCTTTCTACGCCTATGTCGATGTCAGCCGCTTCACGAACGACAGCATGGCCTTTGCCCGAAAGATGCTGGCGGAAATCAATGTCGCTGCCACGCCTGGCCTCGACTTCGATCCCGTGGAAGGACATCGCGCGATGCGCATCTCCTATGCCGGCTCGAATGCCGAGATCGAGGAAGCCACCGAACGCATGGCCGCCTGGCTGAAATAG
- a CDS encoding N-acetylmuramoyl-L-alanine amidase, protein MVKGLRHVAESGVRALRFAAAAFALVILGSVSTFAPAAAADDTVLAYGARIAGDDARTRIVIDMDRAPTFTVHYLDNPVRIVVDLPATAFGFPTANLKPTGLFKDIRYGTMDADSARIVLTAKKAVKLVTAKVQADESGKGQRLVLDAEMLPAEQFAELVKKQNWTSDDTAKDVGPVEPTQKADPNVFLVAVDAGHGGIDAGATGTDGVTQEKDITLAFAKMFADKLNAQPGIKAFLTRDKDQYLSLSERVTIARQNRASLFISLHADTLKQKDIRGATVYTISDKASDRLASEVADRENNSDQIAGAEAQTQPAAVNDILMDLTRRETQAFSISLAQDVLSSFNGQISMINNPHRHAGFQVLTAPDVPSILLELGFLSNKEDEKLLLDPDWRQKVADRLTEAVKQYRVSIIANGG, encoded by the coding sequence TTGGTAAAGGGATTGCGGCATGTGGCGGAGAGTGGCGTGAGGGCTTTGCGATTTGCGGCAGCGGCCTTCGCTCTGGTGATTCTGGGTTCGGTTTCGACATTTGCGCCCGCCGCGGCGGCGGATGATACCGTGCTCGCCTATGGTGCCCGCATTGCCGGTGATGATGCCCGCACACGTATCGTCATCGACATGGACCGGGCTCCCACCTTCACGGTTCATTATCTTGACAATCCCGTCCGCATCGTCGTCGATCTTCCGGCGACCGCATTCGGCTTTCCGACCGCCAATCTCAAGCCGACCGGCCTCTTCAAGGATATTCGCTACGGCACGATGGATGCGGACAGCGCCCGCATCGTGCTGACGGCAAAGAAAGCGGTAAAGTTGGTCACGGCCAAGGTTCAGGCCGATGAAAGCGGCAAGGGGCAGCGCCTCGTGCTGGATGCCGAGATGCTGCCGGCGGAACAATTCGCAGAACTCGTGAAGAAGCAGAACTGGACGAGCGACGACACCGCCAAGGATGTCGGTCCGGTCGAGCCGACGCAGAAGGCCGATCCGAATGTGTTCCTCGTTGCAGTCGATGCCGGTCATGGTGGTATCGACGCGGGCGCGACCGGTACGGACGGCGTCACGCAGGAAAAGGACATCACGCTCGCATTTGCGAAGATGTTTGCCGACAAGCTGAATGCGCAGCCTGGGATCAAGGCTTTCCTGACGCGCGACAAGGATCAGTATCTATCCCTATCCGAACGTGTGACGATCGCCCGGCAGAATCGCGCCTCGCTCTTCATCTCGCTGCATGCCGATACGCTGAAGCAGAAGGATATTCGCGGCGCGACCGTTTATACCATCTCGGACAAGGCGTCGGACCGGCTCGCCAGCGAAGTGGCAGATCGTGAAAATAACTCCGATCAGATTGCCGGCGCCGAGGCTCAGACGCAGCCGGCCGCCGTCAACGACATTCTTATGGATCTGACGCGCCGCGAGACCCAAGCCTTCTCCATTTCGCTGGCGCAAGATGTCCTGTCCTCGTTCAACGGCCAGATATCCATGATCAACAATCCGCATCGTCATGCCGGCTTCCAGGTTCTGACGGCGCCGGACGTGCCCTCGATCCTGCTCGAACTCGGCTTTCTCTCCAACAAGGAGGACGAAAAGCTGCTGCTCGATCCCGACTGGCGGCAGAAGGTCGCCGACCGGCTGACGGAAGCGGTGAAGCAATATCGCGTATCGATTATCGCAAATGGCGGCTGA